In a genomic window of Streptomyces noursei ATCC 11455:
- a CDS encoding glycoside hydrolase family 31 protein has translation MDGRDLVRSVRMVRAVGPAQGLRSVRAAWRRSRADARALPPRGAERARVPGEARDAEPLPGGGVIRFARSSLRVRVAAGGAVFCGWDGAGPEPSYALAGECPAVDPRVVLEPDTEGGWRIVSERVLVVVSRFGAVEVRTPGGAKLRRELPPRWWERVAEGADGGPEGDGRCAGAGAARWVQRSEVAADARFFGLGGRSAGPRLRDGVYRLWNTDPGGAFGPGDDPLYLTMPVQLVVADAGTHLVFHDNSWDGRVTLHEGVEGAGSGHDRPGTCELRMDGGPLRYWVVAGTPARVLLGWTALTGAPALPPRWALGYQHARWGFGGADEVRRVVAGYRERGLPLSAVHLDIDHYDGHRVFTVDRERYPDLPGLAGELRAEGVRLVSIVDPAVKAEPGNTVYDGGVAVDAFVRDTRGEVVRGVVWPGESVYPDFTDARVRKWWGALYAERLAQGFAGVWHDMNEPVSFAAFGESTLPRSARHALEGCGGDHREAHNVYGLAMAQAAYEGLCELRPGERPFLFSRSGWAGLQRYGGTWSGDVATGWPGLRASLSLVLGLGLCGVPYSGPDVGGFSGVPSPELYLRWFQLGAYLPLFRTHSALWAGRREPWEFGAEVLEHARAALRERVRLLPYFVTLGQLARLSGAPYVRPVWWSTPRDRALRDCEDAFLLGDALLVAPIVEAGAVRRAVRLPRGRWYDTATGRAYDGPGRVWVDAPLSRIPVLARAGAVLPVAGADGATELEVWAPAAGRTGGGLVVPDCGDGWRRPEVERFVSRWEGDRVVVERRDGGPAGYPVRVRGLAGEEAGPAAG, from the coding sequence ATGGACGGGCGTGATCTGGTGCGGTCGGTACGGATGGTCAGGGCGGTCGGGCCGGCGCAGGGGCTGCGGTCCGTGCGTGCGGCGTGGCGCCGGAGCAGAGCGGATGCGCGGGCGTTGCCTCCGCGGGGTGCGGAGCGGGCGCGGGTGCCGGGTGAGGCGCGGGATGCGGAGCCGTTGCCGGGTGGCGGGGTGATCCGTTTCGCGCGGTCGTCGTTGCGGGTGCGGGTCGCGGCGGGCGGTGCGGTGTTCTGCGGGTGGGACGGGGCCGGGCCGGAGCCGTCGTACGCGCTGGCCGGGGAGTGCCCGGCGGTGGATCCGCGGGTGGTGCTGGAGCCGGATACCGAGGGCGGCTGGCGGATCGTCTCGGAGCGGGTGCTGGTGGTGGTGTCGCGGTTCGGGGCGGTGGAGGTGCGGACGCCGGGTGGCGCGAAGCTGCGGCGTGAGCTGCCGCCGCGCTGGTGGGAGCGGGTGGCGGAGGGCGCGGACGGTGGTCCGGAGGGGGACGGCCGGTGCGCGGGGGCGGGGGCGGCGCGGTGGGTGCAGCGGTCGGAGGTGGCGGCGGACGCGCGGTTCTTCGGGCTGGGCGGCCGGTCGGCGGGGCCGCGGCTGCGGGACGGGGTGTACCGGCTGTGGAACACCGATCCGGGCGGTGCGTTCGGGCCCGGGGACGATCCGCTGTACCTGACGATGCCGGTGCAGCTGGTGGTGGCGGACGCGGGGACGCACCTGGTGTTCCACGACAACTCCTGGGACGGCCGGGTGACGTTGCACGAGGGCGTGGAGGGCGCCGGTTCGGGGCACGACCGGCCGGGCACCTGTGAGCTGCGGATGGACGGCGGGCCGCTGCGCTACTGGGTGGTGGCGGGGACGCCGGCGCGGGTGTTGTTGGGGTGGACGGCACTGACGGGTGCGCCGGCGCTGCCGCCCCGTTGGGCGCTGGGGTACCAGCACGCCCGGTGGGGGTTCGGCGGTGCGGACGAGGTGCGGCGGGTGGTGGCGGGCTATCGGGAGCGGGGGTTGCCGCTGTCGGCGGTCCATCTGGACATCGACCACTACGACGGGCACCGGGTGTTCACGGTGGACCGCGAGCGGTATCCGGATCTTCCGGGGTTGGCCGGTGAGTTGCGGGCCGAGGGGGTGCGGCTGGTGTCGATCGTGGATCCGGCGGTGAAGGCGGAGCCGGGGAACACGGTGTACGACGGCGGGGTGGCGGTGGACGCCTTCGTGCGGGACACCCGGGGGGAGGTGGTGCGGGGGGTGGTGTGGCCGGGCGAGTCGGTGTATCCGGATTTCACCGACGCGCGGGTGCGCAAGTGGTGGGGGGCGCTGTACGCGGAGCGGCTGGCGCAGGGGTTCGCCGGGGTGTGGCACGACATGAACGAGCCGGTGTCGTTCGCGGCGTTCGGGGAGTCGACGCTGCCCCGGTCGGCGCGGCACGCCCTGGAGGGGTGCGGTGGCGACCATCGGGAGGCGCACAACGTCTACGGGTTGGCGATGGCGCAGGCGGCCTACGAGGGGCTGTGCGAACTGCGGCCCGGGGAGCGGCCGTTCCTGTTCTCCCGGTCGGGCTGGGCGGGGCTCCAGCGGTACGGGGGGACGTGGTCGGGGGACGTGGCCACCGGGTGGCCGGGGCTGCGGGCGTCGTTGTCGCTGGTGCTGGGGCTGGGGCTGTGCGGGGTGCCGTACAGCGGGCCGGATGTGGGCGGGTTCTCGGGGGTGCCGTCGCCGGAGTTGTATCTGCGGTGGTTCCAGCTGGGGGCGTATCTGCCGTTGTTCCGTACGCATTCGGCGCTCTGGGCGGGGCGGCGGGAGCCGTGGGAGTTCGGGGCGGAGGTGTTGGAGCATGCCCGGGCGGCGCTGCGGGAGCGGGTGCGGCTGCTGCCGTACTTCGTGACGCTGGGGCAGTTGGCGCGGCTGTCGGGGGCGCCGTATGTGCGTCCGGTGTGGTGGAGCACGCCGCGGGACCGGGCGCTGCGGGACTGCGAGGACGCGTTCCTGTTGGGGGACGCGCTGCTGGTGGCGCCGATAGTGGAGGCGGGGGCGGTGCGGCGGGCGGTGCGGCTGCCACGCGGCCGGTGGTACGACACCGCGACCGGGCGGGCGTACGACGGGCCGGGCCGGGTGTGGGTGGACGCGCCGCTGTCCCGTATTCCGGTGTTGGCGCGGGCCGGTGCGGTGTTGCCGGTGGCGGGGGCGGACGGTGCGACGGAGTTGGAGGTGTGGGCGCCGGCGGCGGGGCGTACGGGCGGGGGGCTGGTGGTGCCGGACTGCGGGGACGGCTGGCGGCGGCCGGAGGTGGAGCGGTTCGTCTCCCGGTGGGAGGGCGACCGGGTGGTGGTGGAGCGGCGGGACGGGGGTCCGGCGGGGTATCCGGTGCGGGTGCGGGGGCTGGCCGGGGAGGAGGCGGGCCCGGCGGCCGGGTAA
- a CDS encoding acetoacetate--CoA ligase translates to MTTAPHSTAQPAPEPLWQPGPDRIAGAQVTRFHAWAATHHGAPAPTPGDPAADYAALHHWSVDQLPTFWQAVAEWFDVRFGTPYDTVLADRTMPGARWFPGATLNYAEHALRAAEDPARADTPALLHVDERQEPDPVTWAELRAQVGSLAAALRRLGVRPGDRVSGYLPNIPQAVVALLATAAVGAVWTSCAPDFGARSVLDRFQQVEPVVLFTVDGYRYGGKEHDRRDTVAELRAELPTLRAVVHVPLLGTPAPEGALNWSDLTSEHTEPVFEQVPFDHPLWVLYSSGTTGLPKAIVQSQGGILLEHLKQTGLHCDLGPDDRFFWYTSTGWMMWNFLVGGLLAGSTIVLYDGSPGHPDTAAQWQVAAATRTTVLGTSAAYVMACRKAGLHPARDLDLSTVTCVATTGSPLPPDGFRWLHDSFAESGADLWVASVSGGTDVCSCFAGAVPTLPVHIGELQAACLGTDLQAWDPQGRPVLDEVGELVVTEPMPSMPTRFWNDPDGTRYHDSYFDMYPGVWRHGDWITLTTRGSVVIHGRSDSTLNRQGVRMGSADIYEAVERLPEIRESLVIGLELPDGGYWMPLFVHLAPGATLDDALRDRIKRTIREQLSPRHVPDEIIEAPGVPHTLTGKRIEVPIKRLLAGTPLEKAVNPGSVDNLELLRFYERIAADRAK, encoded by the coding sequence ATGACCACCGCACCGCACTCCACCGCCCAACCGGCACCGGAACCCCTCTGGCAGCCCGGACCGGACCGGATCGCCGGCGCACAGGTCACCCGCTTCCACGCCTGGGCCGCCACCCACCACGGCGCACCCGCCCCCACCCCCGGCGACCCCGCGGCCGACTACGCCGCCCTGCACCACTGGTCCGTCGACCAGCTCCCCACCTTCTGGCAGGCCGTCGCCGAATGGTTCGACGTCCGCTTCGGCACCCCCTACGACACCGTCCTCGCCGACCGCACGATGCCCGGCGCCCGCTGGTTCCCCGGTGCCACCCTCAACTACGCCGAACACGCCCTGCGCGCCGCCGAGGACCCCGCCCGCGCCGACACCCCCGCACTCCTCCACGTCGACGAGCGCCAGGAACCCGACCCCGTCACCTGGGCCGAACTCCGCGCCCAGGTCGGCTCACTGGCCGCCGCCCTCCGCCGCCTCGGCGTCCGCCCCGGCGACCGCGTCAGCGGCTACCTCCCCAACATCCCGCAGGCCGTGGTCGCCCTCCTCGCCACCGCCGCGGTCGGCGCCGTCTGGACCTCCTGCGCCCCCGACTTCGGCGCCCGCAGCGTCCTGGACCGCTTCCAGCAGGTCGAACCGGTCGTCCTGTTCACCGTCGACGGCTACCGCTACGGCGGCAAGGAACACGACCGCCGCGACACCGTCGCCGAACTCCGCGCCGAACTCCCCACCCTGCGCGCCGTCGTCCACGTCCCCCTGCTCGGCACCCCCGCCCCCGAAGGCGCCCTGAACTGGTCCGACCTGACCTCGGAGCACACCGAACCGGTCTTCGAACAGGTCCCCTTCGACCACCCGCTGTGGGTCCTGTACTCCTCCGGCACCACTGGCCTCCCCAAGGCCATCGTCCAGTCCCAGGGCGGCATCCTCCTCGAACACCTCAAGCAGACCGGCCTGCACTGCGACCTCGGCCCCGACGACCGCTTCTTCTGGTACACCTCCACCGGCTGGATGATGTGGAACTTCCTCGTCGGCGGCCTCCTCGCCGGATCCACGATCGTCCTCTACGACGGCAGCCCCGGCCACCCCGACACCGCCGCCCAGTGGCAGGTCGCCGCCGCCACCCGCACCACCGTCCTCGGCACCTCCGCCGCCTACGTCATGGCCTGCCGCAAGGCCGGCCTGCACCCCGCCCGCGACCTCGACCTCTCCACCGTCACCTGCGTCGCCACCACCGGCTCCCCGCTCCCGCCCGACGGCTTCCGCTGGCTGCACGACAGCTTCGCGGAGAGCGGCGCCGACCTGTGGGTCGCCTCGGTCAGCGGCGGCACCGACGTCTGCAGCTGCTTCGCCGGCGCCGTCCCCACCCTCCCCGTCCACATCGGCGAACTCCAGGCCGCCTGCCTCGGCACCGACCTCCAGGCATGGGACCCCCAGGGCAGGCCCGTCCTCGACGAGGTCGGCGAACTGGTCGTCACCGAGCCCATGCCGTCCATGCCCACCCGCTTCTGGAACGACCCCGACGGCACCCGCTACCACGACAGCTACTTCGACATGTACCCCGGCGTCTGGCGGCACGGCGACTGGATCACCCTCACCACCCGCGGCAGCGTCGTCATCCACGGCCGCTCCGACTCCACCCTCAACCGCCAGGGCGTCCGGATGGGCTCCGCCGACATCTACGAGGCCGTCGAACGCCTCCCCGAGATCCGCGAATCCCTCGTGATCGGCCTCGAACTCCCCGACGGCGGCTACTGGATGCCCCTCTTCGTCCACCTCGCCCCCGGCGCCACCCTCGACGACGCCCTGCGCGACCGCATCAAGCGGACCATCCGCGAACAACTCTCCCCGCGCCACGTCCCCGACGAGATCATCGAAGCCCCCGGCGTCCCGCACACCCTCACCGGCAAGCGCATCGAGGTCCCGATCAAGCGCCTCCTGGCCGGCACCCCCCTCGAAAAGGCCGTCAACCCCGGCTCCGTCGACAACCTCGAACTCCTCCGCTTCTACGAGCGGATCGCCGCCGACCGCGCCAAGTGA